Genomic DNA from Vanrija pseudolonga chromosome 3, complete sequence:
ccgccgtcgccagtTCTACATCCGCGAAGACCTGACCGAGGTcagccgcccgccgccgagggcgctCGAAGTGCTCGCCGGCGATGCCGATCTGCCCGTCTgcgcgacctgcgcgacgcAGTACCCTGCCGCCCGGGCTGATTGTGAGTGAGCGTCTCGGCAACCGTTGCTGACTGCAGGCCCGGTGTGCGAAGACCCGCGCCAGTGGGTGCCCGGCACAGGCCAAGAATGGACgaccctcggcgagctcgcctcCGGCAAACGCAACTACCTcctccgcgacgtcgaggacccGCGCATCACGCTCATCGCGACCGAGCCGTCGTTCGCCATCTCGCAAACACGTGGGTCGCTGCTTCCACCTTGCGCGCTGACACCCGCCAGCCATCGTCCTCGAGACCTCGGAGGGCAGCTTCATCTGGGACTGCGCGGCGGTGATCACGcccccgctcgtcgcgcacctcACGCACCTGCGCCGCCCGCTCAAGGCCATGGCGATCAGCCACCCGCACGTGGGTTGCCTTGACAGAGCGCCACTAACCCGCGCCAGTTCTTCTCGACGTCGCTTAcgtgggcgcgcgcgctcggcgtgccgctgTACATcaacgcgctcgacaaggagtggtatgcgcgcgccgcgagcctggaagccgacgaggtcgtcttCTGGAGCGGCACGCAGCGCCTCAGCGCCAACATCACGCTCATCGAGTGCGGCGGCCACTTCCCCGGCTCGTCCGTGCTGCACTGGGACCGCGCAGGCGAGCCGCTCACGTCCGAggcggacgcgcgcgcgcccgacaCGGGCCTCCTGCTCGTCGCTGACACGGTCATGGTGCAGCCCGCGCAGAAGGGGTTCACCTTCATGTGGAGCTACCCCAACATGATCCCGCTGCACCCCCCCGACGTGCTGCGCATCCAGAAGATCCTGAGCGAGTACGACTTCGACTCGGTCAGCGGGACGTGGCCCGACAGATGGGTGCGCacaggcgcggcgcgctcgttTGACGAGAGTGTCGAGACGTACCTGTCTGCCACGGGATGGGAGCGCGGCCGTGGGGATGAGCTGGTACCGAAGCGTAAGGTGTAGGGAGCGTACGAGGGGACATCGTACTGTGTACTGTATGAGGCGGAGCGCAGGTTTGAGGCAGTGAGCTGGGTTGAGTTCGTGTTAGCCAGATGCAACGATCGATGGATACATGCAAACGCGTCACACTAATGCAGGATAATACAACAATCACACTCGTCTACCTCCTCactgggccgccgcgccgtgggccagcgccagtgtagccaccgccacctcctccgccaccgcgtGCAGCCTTGCGTGCGAGGTCCTCCTTCATCagccgctccgcctcgctcaTGAAAGCCTTGGGCTTGCTGCTCTCCTCCTTGGGCTCCGTCTTGGCCGACTTGGCCGTCTTGAAGACGttggtcggcgcggcgcgtttGAGCGGGTTACCAATCTTGAGCGGGTtggctggcgctgctcctgctgctggggcggcACCGAGTGAGGTGCCAATGGTGCCGAACGAAATTTTGGGCTTGTCGCCTgctgacgtcgacgccgcgccgctcgactcgccaggctcggccttggagaAGCTCAGCGTGATCTTCTCGCCTTCGACCTTTTGCAGCCCCTGCTCGGGCTGGTTatcgtccgcgccgacagccgcgcgcgcacgcgcaatCTGGTCCTCGAGCAtcttgcgctcgcgctcctcgccgtccatGGTCGCGCGCTCCATCTTCTGCAGTGCGGCCTGGGCGCGTTAATGCTGCACTTTCCCTCCACCCTCAACACCACTCACCTGCTTCTGCAGCGTCTTGGGCGTGTTGTCGATCCACTGGATCCACAGccccttgtcgtcctcgtcgaccttgacgaTACCGGCCTTGCCGAGGGTTCCGACGAACCCGCTCAGCGTGACCCAGCGCGTCGCGTTCATGTGCACGTGCTCCTTGTCCTGGATGTACTCGTTGTACACGGCGttcgcgcgcacgcgctgcgTGTTGTGTCGCGACTTGAGGAGCGACAGGAACTCGTACTGGAACTGGCGGCTGAACTCTGCGATCGTTGCGCCCGCCTTggggccgacggcgatgatCTTGCGCAAGTGCGGTTCGGAGCGACAGTGGGCCTGGAATCCGTTCTCGTCACGCATCTGCTTCTCACAGATCTGACAGTACCATCGCAGCCTTCCGAGACCTGGAGAGTTAGCTGGGTTCCGCCAAGAAAGACAGGGCACCCACCCTTGGCCTTGATGGCGTTGGCGATGGCCTTGGTAGAGCCGCCTTCTGCACGTCCCATACTGTGTGCGTTTATTTGCGAGTGTTGAGAGGAAGATTGAAGCGAACGCGGTGGAGTAGAAAGGAGATCAAGAGGCGACTGGAGTCTGCAGTTGTCAGCAGTCCGACTTGTGTGGAAAGTGTTGTGTGGAAAAAGCTTCCGCCCGTAATAACATTACAAACAATCCTAATTGCTCGATTTGGGTGGCAATAATCCACGACTTCTGCAGATGCTTAACCGACATTGACGCGCATCATCTCGCTCAACTTCACTCCGTTTTCTCCATCACGCCGATTCATCATCCACCACACCCCCCAacagcaccaccacaatggTCAACATCGCGCCCGTGCGGCCAGGGCAGCCCTTGACCGACTTCCAGATCAGGAGGATACAGCGGCGTCTTGAAGATCTCGAGGTGAGTAGTGCCGTGtggtcggcgcgtcggcgctggcgctgtcCGAGTCATTGCTCCTCAGGCTTGCGAAGCAGCTTAGTGAAGCTCCGCTACAGTGGAATGGCTATGTGACCGGATCTCTCATGACTGCTTGTCACCCTCACACCCCCGCTCACACGCGCAGCGCACAAACCCCACCGACATTCCACCAGCGTCCTTCAAGCCGCCCGACCCGGCGCCCAATACGcctgccgcgctcgccctggCTGCAGCAAAGAAGAAGCAGACGCCAAACGTCCGGAGAGCGCTGTACGGCAAGAAGTCCTTGCGCGACTGGCTCGAAGAGCTTCCGGCGACCCCCACACCGCCGTACCTCACCGCGGCTGCGCCCGAGCCCATCACGCCACCGCGCAGACtgtgcgcgagctgcggATACATCGGCGCTGTGAGGTGCTTCCGGTGTGGGGAGTGGAGCTGTGGGAAGACTTGCGCCGAGGTGCATGAGCGAGACGGCGGGTGCGGTGTCGGCGCATGAGGGTcggcttggcgagcgcgggaAGGCTGCTTCGAGACCTCAAGAGGCGAGAGAAGGACAGCAAGACAAGACACCATACAAGCACTACAATCAACAGGGATACCAAGCATGCAGATACCATTCGAACAACGCCAACACGGCAAGCGAAATGACAAGAGAGAGGAGGCCGGGTCGCCGTGCCTACAGAGAGGTGCACTGCTCAAATACAACGCGACCCTTCCGAATACAGAAACATCTGAAGTACCAGCTCTCGTGGTGTAGTGGCTATCATACTCTCTTAGGGCGCTGAAGCATCTTAAGCATTGGGAGTGGTCCTGGGTTCAAATCCCGGCGAGGGCCTGTCGTTTTTGTATGCATAGGGGCCTGAGCGAGGGGTGTTGGAGAAGTTGCAGCGAATGAGAAGGAAGTGTGTCGCTGAAAATGTGGAAACGCGTAAGATGTGGCGAAATGCCAAGCCACACAACAACCGCAGCCACGGTGGCTGCTGCACTTAGTGACATACCATGCCCCGGCGCGCGGACGTAAGGACGTCGCGACAGATCCCTCCGCCTTGCTGTTTGCAGACaacggcgcgcgtcggcccCCATCCACAGATAGACGCACAGTCGAgccgtcggtgccgccgcgggcagtcgccgagcgctcgctcgctagCTTCGGATGCAgacgccaagcgccgcctTTCTCTCAGTCCACCTCCACAACCGACCTCCACTCTACCTGTCCATCTTCCGCGCAGTTTAGTCACCTCGTGCAGCTAATGGCCGGACAGCCGAGATCGCACCAGTCCTCGCACTGCTGCGCTCCTCGCTAGATACATATCTACCGAGGCAGAGGTGGTCATGTGAGCTTCATGCTCGCTCgcatgctcgctcgcgttATGCGAAACAGGCGAGGCAAGTCTCGACGTGGGGGAGGATCTGCGGAACAACATCGGGATGGGTGGGTATATGAAGGCGGCTTGTGATGCGCGGTGAGGCGAGGCATCTCAAGCAAACACACTCACTCACAATGGTCGCCACTGTCCCGGACACCAAGCTCGACTGGAGCGTGagtgcctgcctgccttgaTGGCCAAGTTGACCCCCCAGTCGTACCACAACGTCATCaacggcgagctgcgcgccacGTCCAAGACGCGCACGGCAGTCAACCCCGCCACGGAGGAGGCCCTCCCCCCAGTGCCGGTGAgcaccgaggcggacgtcgacgcggccgtggcagcagcccgcgccgccttccCGGCATGGAGCAAGACGTCGtgggacgagcgcgaggcgctgctcaacaagctcgccgacaggCTCGTGGCCAACCTGCCCGAGTTCACCGATATCCTCGTGCGCGAGTCGGGCAAGGCGATCGCGACGGCCCAGATCGAGGCCATGTTCTCGCACACCTTCctccgcggcctcgcggcgctgcgcgtgcccgaggaggtggtcgacgacgccaaggaggGATACAAGGTCCGCCTGCGCCACCTGCCGCTAGGTGTCGGCGCGGGCATCGTGCCGTGGAactggtgagtggcggcTACATAGGGTCGAGTGTCAAGTCCCCGCTTACATATACCCAGGCCCCTCCTCATCGGCCTGTTCAAGATCGCGTCGTGCGTCATCGCGGGCAACGTGATCATCGTCAAGCCGTCCCCGTTCGCGCCGTACGCGGTgctcaaggtcgtcgagcttgcgcgcgggCTCTTCCCGCCCGGCGTGATCCAGGCGCTTagtggtggcgacgacctcggcccgTGGCTCACCGAGCACCCGGGCATCGACAAGATCTCTTTCaccggctcgagcgcgacgggcaagcgcgtgctcgcgagCTGTAGCCGCACTCTCAAGCGTGTCACCCTCGAGCTGGGtggcaacgacgccgccatcgtgtgcgaggacgccgacctcgctcAGGCGATCCCCAAGGTCGGCACGCTAGCGTTCTTGTTCTCGGGCCAGATCTGCATGGACATCAAGCGCGTCTATGTCCACGAGGCGATCTACGACAAgttcctcgccggcctcgtcgagttTGTCAAGACGATCAAGACGGGCGACCCGAACGACCCCGACACGCTGGTCGGCCCGCTGCAGAACTCGATGCAGTACGAGAAGGTCAAGGAGCTCTTCGCGCAGATCGAGCCGCAGGGGTGGAAGacggcggtcggcggcgcgcccgacCTCAAGAGCGCGCACGCCAAGGGCTTCTTCATGCAGCCGACGGTGATTGACAACCCGCCCGAGGACAGCATGATCGTGCAGGAGGAGCCGTTCGGCCCCATCGTGCCGATCCTCAAGTGGTccagcgaggaggacgtcaTCGCCCGCGCAAACGACAGCAAGAtgggcctcggcgcgtccgTGTGGAGCGCCGACATTGCGCGCGCCACCCGCATggcggagcagctcgaggccggctCGGTCTGGGTCAACACCCACTTCGACCTCAGCCCCAAGGTCCCGTTCGGAGGGTCAAAGTGGAGCGGGTTCAACCGCgaactcggcgtcgacggcatcaAGGGCTGGCTCGAGCCGCAGAGCCTGTGGGTCGCGACAGCGTAGGCGAGGAGCTGGGTCAGCGGCGGGATAAAAGTTGGAACAAGTCAGTAGTCAGCAGTCAAAGTGAAAGTGTAGCGATGCAGACGTGCGCTGGatgtcgtccttgtcgcAGCATGCAG
This window encodes:
- the ymaE gene encoding putative protein YmaE, whose translation is MPRRRQFYIREDLTEVSRPPPRALEVLAGDADLPVCATCATQYPAARADCPVCEDPRQWVPGTGQEWTTLGELASGKRNYLLRDVEDPRITLIATEPSFAISQTPIVLETSEGSFIWDCAAVITPPLVAHLTHLRRPLKAMAISHPHFFSTSLTWARALGVPLYINALDKEWYARAASLEADEVVFWSGTQRLSANITLIECGGHFPGSSVLHWDRAGEPLTSEADARAPDTGLLLVADTVMVQPAQKGFTFMWSYPNMIPLHPPDVLRIQKILSEYDFDSVSGTWPDRWVRTGAARSFDESVETYLSATGWERGRGDELVPKRKV
- the vps71 gene encoding SWR1 complex subunit vps71, translated to MVNIAPVRPGQPLTDFQIRRIQRRLEDLERTNPTDIPPASFKPPDPAPNTPAALALAAAKKKQTPNVRRALYGKKSLRDWLEELPATPTPPYLTAAAPEPITPPRRLCASCGYIGAVRCFRCGEWSCGKTCAEVHERDGGCGVGA
- the SPBC365.09c gene encoding KIN17-like protein is translated as MGRAEGGSTKAIANAIKAKGLGRLRWYCQICEKQMRDENGFQAHCRSEPHLRKIIAVGPKAGATIAEFSRQFQYEFLSLLKSRHNTQRVRANAVYNEYIQDKEHVHMNATRWVTLSGFVGTLGKAGIVKVDEDDKGLWIQWIDNTPKTLQKQAALQKMERATMDGEERERKMLEDQIARARAAVGADDNQPEQGLQKVEGEKITLSFSKAEPGESSGAASTSAGDKPKISFGTIGTSLGAAPAAGAAPANPLKIGNPLKRAAPTNVFKTAKSAKTEPKEESSKPKAFMSEAERLMKEDLARKAARGGGGGGGGYTGAGPRRGGPVRR
- the FUS7 gene encoding Putative aldehyde dehydrogenase FUS7, translated to MVATVPDTKLDWSSYHNVINGELRATSKTRTAVNPATEEALPPVPVSTEADVDAAVAAARAAFPAWSKTSWDEREALLNKLADRLVANLPEFTDILVRESGKAIATAQIEAMFSHTFLRGLAALRVPEEVVDDAKEGYKVRLRHLPLGVGAGIVPWNWPLLIGLFKIASCVIAGNVIIVKPSPFAPYAVLKVVELARGLFPPGVIQALSGGDDLGPWLTEHPGIDKISFTGSSATGKRVLASCSRTLKRVTLELGGNDAAIVCEDADLAQAIPKVGTLAFLFSGQICMDIKRVYVHEAIYDKFLAGLVEFVKTIKTGDPNDPDTLVGPLQNSMQYEKVKELFAQIEPQGWKTAVGGAPDLKSAHAKGFFMQPTVIDNPPEDSMIVQEEPFGPIVPILKWSSEEDVIARANDSKMGLGASVWSADIARATRMAEQLEAGSVWVNTHFDLSPKVPFGGSKWSGFNRELGVDGIKGWLEPQSLWVATA